One segment of Acidobacteriota bacterium DNA contains the following:
- a CDS encoding pyridoxal-dependent decarboxylase translates to MADRTDFGDLDPEELRAALHRAADHIADYLSGGVESSPVLAQVEPGDLTAALPSRPPEQGEGMDALLDDYRCRIEPAVTHWNHPGFHAYFAISGSGPGVVAEALSAALNVNAMLWRSGPAATELEVLTCDWLRQMMGLPETFRGHINDTASSSTLVALAAARESLDADIRRRGAAGRDDLAPLVVYTSDQAHSSIDKAAIVLGLGTEGVRRIPSDAAFRMDPGLLAEAVAADRAAGRTPMAVVATTGTTSTSSIDPLPEIVETCRREQLWLHVDAAYGGAAAIVPELRPAFAGMEHGDSLVVNPHKWLFVPVDCSVLFVRDEDLLKRAFSLVPEYLKSDDGADTNLMDLGFQLGRRFRALKLWMVIRAFGVEGLARRIRHHCELARELAAEIEAAPGYELAAPVPLALVCFRATADDLVEQDRLNERLMAELNATGRFFLSHTRLDGRFTLRVAIGNIRTERRHLADLWQTIQQTSGALRAGNGPH, encoded by the coding sequence ATGGCCGATCGAACCGATTTTGGGGACCTGGATCCGGAAGAGCTGCGCGCGGCTCTGCACCGCGCGGCGGACCATATTGCCGACTACCTGAGCGGTGGCGTCGAAAGCTCTCCGGTCTTGGCGCAAGTCGAGCCGGGCGACCTGACGGCGGCCCTGCCGTCACGGCCGCCGGAGCAAGGCGAAGGGATGGACGCCCTCCTCGACGACTACCGGTGCCGGATCGAACCGGCGGTGACCCACTGGAATCATCCGGGCTTTCACGCCTACTTCGCGATCAGCGGCTCCGGGCCGGGGGTGGTGGCGGAAGCGCTGTCGGCGGCTCTGAACGTCAACGCCATGCTGTGGCGCAGCGGTCCGGCGGCCACCGAACTGGAAGTCCTCACCTGCGACTGGCTGCGGCAGATGATGGGGCTGCCGGAGACCTTCCGCGGCCATATCAACGACACGGCGTCGTCCAGCACCCTGGTCGCCCTGGCGGCGGCTCGGGAGAGCCTCGATGCGGACATTCGACGCCGTGGCGCGGCTGGACGAGACGATCTGGCGCCGCTCGTCGTCTACACCAGTGACCAGGCCCATTCCTCCATCGACAAGGCGGCCATCGTCCTCGGACTGGGCACCGAAGGGGTGCGCCGCATTCCGTCCGATGCGGCCTTTCGAATGGACCCCGGGCTCCTGGCCGAGGCGGTCGCGGCGGATCGCGCTGCCGGCCGCACGCCGATGGCGGTGGTGGCGACCACCGGCACCACGTCCACCAGCAGCATCGATCCATTGCCGGAGATCGTCGAGACCTGCCGGCGGGAGCAGCTCTGGCTGCACGTCGACGCCGCCTACGGCGGCGCCGCGGCGATCGTGCCGGAGCTACGGCCGGCCTTCGCCGGCATGGAGCACGGCGACTCGCTGGTGGTCAATCCCCACAAGTGGCTGTTCGTACCGGTGGACTGCTCGGTGCTCTTTGTGCGCGATGAAGACCTTCTGAAGCGGGCTTTCTCGCTGGTGCCCGAGTACCTGAAGAGCGACGATGGGGCCGACACCAATCTGATGGACCTGGGTTTTCAGCTCGGTCGGCGCTTCCGGGCCCTCAAGCTGTGGATGGTGATCCGCGCCTTCGGCGTCGAAGGGCTGGCGCGGCGCATCCGCCATCACTGCGAGCTGGCTCGCGAACTGGCGGCGGAGATCGAAGCCGCGCCGGGCTATGAACTGGCGGCGCCGGTACCCCTGGCGCTGGTCTGCTTCCGCGCCACCGCCGACGACCTGGTGGAGCAAGATCGTCTCAACGAGCGGCTGATGGCGGAGCTGAACGCCACCGGCCGGTTCTTCCTGTCGCACACCCGGCTGGACGGCCGTTTCACCCTGCGGGTCGCCATCGGCAACATCCGGACGGAGCGTCGGCACCTCGCCGATCTGTGGCAGACCATCCAACAAACCTCCGGTGCCCTCCGGGCCGGAAACGGACCCCACTGA
- a CDS encoding thioredoxin domain-containing protein produces the protein MKDWILNQNGSARGAVLALLTAAVLTGGWVLPACSAPSTGAVASADGSGGGDEVMATVMGENITAADVKEQASDRLDQVETQLLSCQATAKQQRHQVMESAIQQILENRMLEAEAEEKGVSVEDLQKAEIADKVTEVTDAEVDVWYTENQARVQRPKEQVAGQIKQYLQNERQQTARADYMKGLRKKYSARVLLDAPRVEVAATGPSKGPDDAPVTIIEFSDFECPFCSRVNPTLAQVREEYGDKVRIVFRQFPLSIHANAQKAAEASLCAHDQDKFWEMHDLMFEKQRELGVDQLKAQASQLGLDTEAFNECLDSDKYAQAVKDDMKAGAQAGVSGTPAMFINGRSLSGAVPFEQVAKVIDDELERKGIAD, from the coding sequence ATGAAGGACTGGATTTTGAACCAAAACGGTAGTGCGCGAGGTGCTGTCCTGGCGCTTTTGACGGCGGCTGTGCTGACCGGCGGCTGGGTGCTGCCGGCGTGTTCGGCGCCGAGCACCGGCGCCGTGGCGAGCGCGGACGGCTCCGGCGGTGGCGACGAGGTGATGGCGACGGTGATGGGCGAGAACATCACCGCCGCGGATGTCAAAGAACAGGCCTCGGACCGCCTCGACCAGGTCGAGACGCAGCTTCTTTCCTGCCAGGCGACGGCCAAGCAGCAGCGCCACCAGGTGATGGAGAGCGCCATCCAGCAGATTCTCGAGAATCGCATGCTGGAGGCTGAGGCGGAGGAGAAGGGCGTTTCCGTCGAGGATCTGCAGAAGGCCGAGATCGCCGACAAGGTGACCGAGGTGACGGACGCCGAGGTGGATGTCTGGTACACCGAAAATCAGGCCCGAGTGCAGCGCCCGAAGGAGCAGGTGGCCGGTCAGATCAAGCAGTACCTACAGAACGAGCGTCAGCAGACCGCCCGCGCCGACTACATGAAGGGGCTGCGCAAGAAGTACAGCGCCCGGGTCCTGCTCGACGCGCCGCGCGTCGAGGTGGCCGCCACCGGTCCCTCCAAGGGGCCGGACGACGCGCCGGTGACGATCATCGAGTTCTCGGATTTCGAGTGCCCCTTCTGCTCGCGCGTGAATCCGACCCTGGCGCAGGTGCGGGAGGAGTACGGCGACAAGGTGCGCATCGTCTTCCGTCAGTTCCCGCTGTCGATCCATGCCAACGCCCAGAAGGCCGCCGAGGCTTCCCTTTGCGCCCACGATCAGGACAAGTTCTGGGAGATGCACGACCTGATGTTCGAGAAGCAGCGTGAGCTGGGCGTCGACCAGTTGAAGGCCCAGGCCTCGCAGCTCGGCCTGGATACCGAGGCCTTCAACGAGTGCCTCGACTCGGACAAGTACGCCCAGGCCGTCAAGGACGACATGAAGGCCGGCGCGCAGGCCGGTGTCTCCGGCACGCCGGCGATGTTCATCAACGGCCGCTCCCTGTCCGGCGCCGTGCCCTTCGAGCAGGTGGCGAAGGTGATCGACGACGAGCTGGAGCGCAAGGGCATCGCCGACTGA
- the tmk gene encoding dTMP kinase, translated as MVLAPGWDRYLRPARQAPKDRTAGADGQCREGLESRGCYRLRRMNGRFISFEGLDGSGKSSHLERSALWLRERGAECLVTKEPGGTPLGDALRGVFLDPRWGEMDGTVELLVVFASRRQHLLEQIDPALAAGVHVLCDRFTDSTLAYQGAARGVPRDLIDRVDDLATGGRRPVATLLFDLPPEVARERGHLTREESDRLDAEGLEFYRRVREGFLAEAEREPDRFWVIDSSGPFEETERQTRAALRRIFDLAPEGRL; from the coding sequence ATGGTTCTCGCTCCCGGTTGGGACCGGTATCTGCGACCGGCCCGACAGGCTCCGAAGGATCGCACCGCCGGCGCCGATGGTCAATGTCGCGAAGGCCTGGAGTCCCGCGGGTGCTATCGTCTGCGGCGCATGAACGGACGCTTCATCAGTTTTGAAGGGCTGGACGGTAGCGGCAAGTCGTCGCACCTCGAACGCAGCGCCCTGTGGCTACGCGAGCGGGGGGCGGAATGCCTGGTGACCAAGGAGCCCGGCGGCACGCCCCTGGGGGATGCGCTGCGCGGCGTGTTCCTCGATCCCCGCTGGGGGGAGATGGACGGTACGGTGGAGCTGTTGGTGGTCTTTGCCAGCCGGCGGCAGCACTTGCTGGAGCAGATCGACCCGGCCCTCGCCGCCGGTGTCCACGTGCTGTGCGACCGGTTCACGGATTCCACCCTCGCCTACCAGGGGGCCGCCCGCGGCGTACCGCGGGATCTGATCGACCGGGTCGACGATCTGGCGACCGGCGGCCGGCGGCCGGTGGCGACGCTGCTGTTCGACCTGCCGCCGGAGGTGGCCCGAGAGCGCGGCCATCTCACCCGCGAAGAATCCGATCGGCTGGACGCCGAGGGGCTCGAGTTTTACCGGCGGGTGCGGGAGGGCTTCCTGGCCGAGGCGGAACGCGAGCCGGACCGTTTCTGGGTGATCGATTCGAGCGGACCGTTCGAAGAGACCGAACGCCAAACCCGCGCCGCGCTGCGGAGAATCTTCGATCTCGCGCCGGAGGGCCGGCTGTGA
- the tyrS gene encoding tyrosine--tRNA ligase, with amino-acid sequence MDFLNELTWRGLIFDSTLGEGETLPERAVGYIGFDPTADSLHVGSLIQILALARLQQAGGTPIALIGGGTGLIGDPSGKSNERPLLEREQIEANLAGIRAQLEPFLDFERTGNAALMVDNADWLATIPLTDFLRDIGKHFTVNLMLSRESVKRRIDSDDGISYTEFSYMLLQAYDFAVLYQRYGCNLQVGGSDQWGNIVSGIDLVRRLHGEKVYGVVQPLIATASGTKFGKSEAGTVWLDPKRTSPYRFFQFWLNTDDRDVPRYLRYFTELEREEIEVLETAHEAAPHRREAHRRLAEEVTRRVHGASSLARAQEITELFFGGRLAELTADEVLDAVGDAPSSELARVRLAEGLRLQDLLAESGVVKSKGEARRAVAGGGIYLNDARQEDPAKILTAEDALEGRIFLLRKGKKNYHLVRLTD; translated from the coding sequence ATGGATTTTCTGAACGAGCTGACTTGGCGCGGACTGATCTTCGACTCCACCCTCGGCGAGGGTGAGACCCTGCCGGAGCGGGCCGTCGGCTATATCGGCTTTGACCCCACGGCGGACAGCCTGCACGTCGGCTCGCTGATCCAGATCCTGGCACTGGCGCGGCTTCAGCAGGCCGGCGGTACCCCCATCGCGTTGATCGGCGGCGGCACCGGTCTGATCGGCGATCCTTCCGGCAAGAGCAACGAGCGTCCGCTTCTCGAGCGGGAACAGATCGAGGCCAACCTCGCCGGCATTCGTGCCCAGCTCGAGCCCTTTCTGGATTTCGAGCGCACCGGCAACGCTGCGCTGATGGTCGACAACGCCGACTGGCTGGCCACCATCCCGCTGACGGATTTCCTGCGCGACATCGGCAAGCACTTCACCGTCAACCTGATGCTCAGCCGCGAATCCGTCAAACGGCGAATCGACAGCGACGACGGCATCTCCTACACCGAGTTCAGCTACATGCTGCTCCAGGCCTACGACTTCGCCGTGCTCTACCAGCGCTACGGCTGCAACTTGCAGGTCGGCGGCAGCGACCAGTGGGGCAACATCGTTTCGGGCATCGATCTGGTGCGCCGGCTGCACGGCGAGAAGGTCTATGGCGTGGTCCAGCCGCTCATCGCCACCGCCTCCGGCACCAAGTTCGGCAAGAGCGAAGCGGGCACTGTGTGGCTCGATCCCAAGCGCACCTCGCCCTACCGCTTCTTCCAGTTCTGGCTCAACACGGACGACCGGGACGTACCCCGCTACCTGCGCTACTTCACGGAACTCGAGCGGGAAGAGATCGAGGTCCTGGAGACGGCCCATGAAGCAGCACCGCACCGCCGCGAAGCCCATCGCCGCCTGGCCGAAGAGGTCACCCGGCGGGTCCACGGCGCCTCGTCTCTCGCCCGGGCGCAGGAAATCACCGAACTGTTCTTCGGTGGCCGCCTGGCGGAACTGACCGCCGACGAAGTGCTCGACGCGGTGGGCGATGCGCCGTCCTCGGAGCTGGCGAGAGTTCGCCTGGCGGAAGGCCTACGGCTACAGGATCTGCTGGCGGAAAGCGGAGTGGTCAAATCCAAGGGCGAAGCGCGCCGCGCCGTCGCCGGCGGCGGTATCTACCTGAACGACGCCCGCCAAGAAGACCCCGCCAAGATCCTCACCGCCGAAGACGCCCTCGAAGGGCGGATCTTCCTGCTGCGCAAGGGCAAGAAGAACTACCACTTGGTCCGCCTCACGGATTGA
- a CDS encoding FAD-dependent oxidoreductase yields MTSERWDVVVVGSGFAASILARILARQGREVLLVERGAHPRFALGESTTPLANLTLERLARRWDLPDLWNLANWGRFKKSFPELGVGKKRGFTFYRHRAGEEFAPGPANESRLLVAASPKDALADTQWLRRDVDHHLVDAAVAAGVTYRDETRLDDIEIRSRGLRLAGMRRGESFRCTASFVVDASGPSGFLAHRLPIEQVPPPGPPRALVYGHFAGVEPFERESFEVGPYPDDWAAVHHLLEEGWMYQLRFDAGALGEGEGVSAGVVLADASEMRAEPAEVWRRRLARYPSLERQFAQAEPLRPIVALPNLRHRLVTSAGDRWALLPHTYGFFDPLYATGMAWSLAGVDRLAELFAAGRPTPGGLVRYDRLLRKEADHLEGLIEGAWRLMPHFPAFAAYSQLYFAAASYSEVRRRLWPEKEWTWDGFLGAEDKVISGWFEEIHHLPAEEVAGWVPKAIAPRNIAGLADPARRNLYPVDFEVLIERAGLLGWTEYAMREALPRLMGEE; encoded by the coding sequence TTGACGTCCGAGCGTTGGGACGTCGTGGTTGTCGGCAGCGGTTTCGCCGCCTCGATCCTGGCCCGCATCCTCGCCCGCCAGGGCCGCGAGGTTCTGCTGGTGGAACGGGGAGCCCACCCGCGGTTCGCCCTTGGCGAATCCACTACGCCGCTGGCGAACCTCACCCTGGAGCGCCTGGCTCGACGTTGGGACCTGCCGGACCTTTGGAATCTGGCGAACTGGGGGCGCTTCAAGAAAAGCTTCCCGGAGCTGGGCGTCGGCAAGAAGCGGGGATTCACGTTCTATCGCCACCGGGCCGGCGAGGAGTTTGCTCCCGGACCGGCGAACGAGAGTCGCCTGCTGGTGGCGGCGAGCCCGAAGGATGCGCTGGCCGATACGCAGTGGCTGCGCCGGGACGTCGATCATCACCTGGTGGACGCCGCCGTCGCCGCCGGGGTGACGTATCGCGACGAAACTCGCCTCGACGATATCGAGATCCGCTCCCGGGGCCTGCGTCTGGCCGGTATGCGCCGCGGTGAATCCTTCCGCTGCACGGCTTCCTTCGTCGTCGACGCCTCCGGGCCATCGGGTTTTCTCGCCCACCGGTTGCCGATCGAGCAGGTTCCTCCGCCGGGCCCCCCCCGGGCGCTGGTCTACGGGCACTTCGCCGGGGTCGAACCCTTCGAGCGGGAGTCCTTCGAGGTCGGTCCGTATCCGGACGATTGGGCGGCGGTCCATCATCTGCTCGAGGAGGGGTGGATGTACCAGCTTCGCTTCGACGCCGGCGCCTTGGGAGAAGGGGAGGGGGTGAGCGCGGGGGTGGTGCTGGCCGATGCATCGGAGATGCGCGCCGAGCCGGCGGAGGTGTGGCGGCGGCGGCTCGCCCGCTACCCCAGCCTGGAGCGGCAGTTCGCGCAAGCGGAACCCCTCCGCCCCATTGTCGCGTTGCCGAACCTCCGGCATCGCCTCGTCACCTCGGCGGGCGATCGCTGGGCGCTGTTGCCGCACACCTACGGCTTCTTCGATCCGCTCTACGCCACCGGCATGGCCTGGTCCCTGGCCGGGGTGGATCGTCTGGCGGAACTTTTCGCCGCCGGCCGGCCGACCCCCGGTGGCCTGGTGCGCTACGACCGCCTGCTGCGCAAGGAAGCGGATCACCTCGAAGGCTTGATCGAGGGCGCCTGGCGGCTGATGCCGCACTTTCCGGCCTTCGCCGCCTACAGCCAACTTTACTTCGCCGCCGCCAGCTACTCGGAGGTGCGCCGTCGCCTATGGCCGGAAAAGGAATGGACCTGGGACGGCTTTCTCGGTGCCGAGGACAAGGTGATCTCCGGCTGGTTCGAGGAGATCCACCATCTGCCGGCGGAAGAGGTCGCCGGCTGGGTGCCGAAGGCGATCGCGCCGCGCAACATCGCCGGCCTGGCGGATCCGGCGCGGCGCAATCTCTATCCGGTGGACTTCGAGGTGCTGATCGAGCGTGCCGGCCTCCTCGGTTGGACCGAGTACGCGATGCGCGAGGCCCTACCCCGGCTAATGGGTGAGGAGTAG
- a CDS encoding radical SAM protein, translated as MTLDTRRIRALRPPKKAVDPGRPIAVLRELERWRGEAVPVEALTVFLAGAECPFTCVFCDLWRETLDDPTPPGAIPRQIHAAREEATAATRSIKLYNASNYFDERAVPAADDEAVLSAVRSFERVVVECHPRLTGARCLKFAAALERQDSRLEVAMGLETCDRQAFPKLNKGMDLEHFDQACERLLAAGCALRAFVLVGTPFVAPEDYVESAVATARHAFERGVDTVALIPLRAGNGAVDELIEAGDLRPPRLAELETALEGALAAAAEFSDDGTASPVITADTWDLDRFATCLHCAGGRTERLARINLSGAVELPVECDACSREGDSR; from the coding sequence GTGACGCTCGACACTCGGCGGATCCGCGCCCTGCGGCCGCCGAAGAAGGCGGTGGATCCTGGCCGACCGATCGCCGTGCTGCGGGAGTTGGAACGCTGGCGGGGCGAGGCGGTGCCGGTGGAGGCCCTGACGGTGTTTCTCGCCGGTGCCGAGTGTCCCTTCACCTGTGTGTTCTGCGACCTCTGGCGGGAGACCCTCGACGATCCGACGCCACCGGGCGCCATTCCGCGCCAGATCCACGCCGCCCGAGAGGAAGCCACCGCGGCGACCCGCTCGATCAAGCTCTACAACGCCAGCAACTACTTCGACGAACGCGCCGTTCCGGCAGCGGACGATGAAGCGGTGCTTTCGGCCGTTCGATCCTTCGAGCGGGTGGTGGTGGAGTGCCACCCGCGCTTGACCGGCGCCCGCTGTCTGAAATTCGCCGCTGCCCTGGAGCGCCAGGACAGTCGCCTGGAAGTGGCGATGGGGCTCGAGACCTGCGACCGGCAGGCCTTCCCCAAGCTCAACAAAGGGATGGATCTCGAACACTTCGATCAGGCCTGCGAGCGGCTGCTGGCGGCTGGTTGTGCCCTGCGCGCCTTCGTGCTGGTGGGCACGCCCTTCGTCGCCCCGGAGGACTATGTCGAGTCCGCCGTGGCGACGGCCCGCCACGCCTTCGAGCGGGGGGTGGACACGGTGGCCCTGATCCCCCTGCGGGCGGGCAACGGCGCAGTGGATGAATTGATCGAGGCCGGCGACCTGCGGCCGCCACGGCTCGCCGAGTTGGAGACGGCGCTGGAGGGGGCGCTGGCGGCGGCCGCCGAGTTCTCCGACGACGGTACGGCCTCGCCGGTGATCACCGCCGATACCTGGGATCTCGACCGGTTCGCCACCTGTCTTCACTGCGCGGGTGGTCGAACGGAGCGTCTGGCCCGGATCAATCTGAGCGGTGCGGTGGAGCTTCCGGTGGAGTGCGATGCATGTTCGCGTGAGGGGGACTCGCGTTGA
- a CDS encoding asparagine synthase-related protein: MVSLAAPKPIARLIDLVEPASQELLDMEVEEARRRVLEGAPEEVLAIRGSFALVGRSGERVKLARSLDRPLRYFLAKEEAGPMLVVAETMREILDFLTAEGYEKQFHPTYCRMVPAHHVMELQLVGCPDPNPVCRRFFDPPRAVLPADLDAIGERYVSALYQETRDWLARVPEDEPLGVAFSGGIDSGSVFLTIYRALLDAGQSPARLKAFVLAVDGGGEDVEQAREFLRRLDLELFLETIEVSAEELDPLEAVALIEDYKPLDVECAVMGLNLARGIRRRYPEWRYLIDGDGGDENLKDYPIEDNEELTIRSVVNNSMLYQEGWGVEAIKHSLTYSGGFSRACVRTWAPARRHGFRSFSPFTRPAVIAVAEAIPFAELTGGSHAALYDLKGEVMARGMRSVLGFELPVFPKRRFQHGAASAETAASAFAVEPARYRSHLLESFGVEAR, translated from the coding sequence ATGGTTTCGCTCGCTGCTCCCAAGCCCATCGCCCGGTTGATCGATCTCGTCGAGCCGGCGAGTCAGGAATTGCTCGACATGGAGGTTGAAGAGGCTCGTCGGCGGGTGCTCGAAGGGGCTCCGGAGGAGGTGCTCGCAATCCGTGGTTCTTTCGCTCTCGTCGGTCGCTCCGGAGAGCGCGTGAAGCTGGCTCGCAGCCTCGATCGGCCGCTGCGCTATTTCCTCGCCAAGGAGGAGGCCGGCCCGATGTTGGTGGTGGCCGAGACGATGCGAGAGATTCTCGATTTCTTGACCGCCGAGGGCTACGAGAAGCAGTTCCACCCCACCTACTGCCGGATGGTTCCGGCGCACCACGTGATGGAGCTGCAGCTGGTCGGCTGCCCGGATCCCAATCCCGTCTGCCGTCGTTTCTTCGATCCGCCGCGGGCAGTGCTGCCGGCGGATCTGGATGCGATTGGCGAGCGCTACGTGTCGGCGCTCTATCAGGAAACTCGCGATTGGTTGGCGCGGGTGCCCGAGGACGAGCCCCTAGGGGTGGCGTTCTCCGGCGGCATTGACAGCGGTTCGGTGTTCCTCACCATCTATCGGGCCTTGCTCGACGCCGGACAGAGCCCGGCGCGCTTGAAGGCCTTTGTGCTGGCGGTGGACGGCGGCGGTGAGGACGTCGAGCAGGCGCGGGAGTTCTTGCGACGGCTGGATCTGGAGCTGTTCCTGGAGACCATCGAAGTCAGCGCCGAGGAACTCGATCCTCTCGAAGCGGTGGCGCTGATCGAGGACTACAAGCCCCTCGATGTCGAGTGCGCGGTGATGGGCTTGAACCTGGCGCGGGGCATTCGCCGCAGATATCCGGAATGGCGCTACTTGATCGACGGCGACGGCGGCGACGAGAACCTGAAGGACTACCCGATCGAGGACAACGAGGAACTGACCATTCGCAGCGTGGTCAACAACTCGATGCTCTACCAGGAGGGTTGGGGGGTCGAAGCGATCAAGCACTCGCTGACCTATTCCGGCGGCTTCAGCCGCGCCTGCGTGCGCACCTGGGCACCGGCCCGGCGCCACGGGTTCCGTTCCTTTAGCCCTTTCACCCGGCCGGCGGTGATCGCCGTCGCCGAGGCCATCCCCTTTGCCGAGTTGACCGGCGGCTCCCACGCGGCGCTCTACGATCTGAAGGGCGAAGTGATGGCGCGGGGTATGCGCTCGGTTCTCGGCTTCGAGCTGCCGGTGTTCCCGAAGCGCCGCTTCCAGCATGGCGCCGCCAGCGCCGAGACCGCTGCGTCGGCCTTCGCCGTAGAGCCGGCGCGCTACCGCTCGCACCTGCTCGAAAGCTTCGGCGTCGAAGCCCGTTGA
- a CDS encoding Re/Si-specific NAD(P)(+) transhydrogenase subunit alpha, whose protein sequence is MKVFVPIEHKSGERRIALTPETIKKMVKKGLNVEVEPGAGDKAYLFDDAMTAAGATLGDGWSSADVVVKVTPPTAEETRRIQAGALLISFVAPHQERATVQALVDGKVNCLAMELVPRITRAQSMDALSSQASIAGYRAVLLAAARLGKYFPLLMTAAGTIPPAKVVIMGAGVAGLQAIATAKRLGAVVEVSDIRPVVQEQVESLGGKFIELPLEESGEGEGGYAKQMGEDFLRKQREIVHRHVAAADVVITTALVPGKKAPMLVPASMVEAMQPGSVIVDLAVEQGGNCELSRADEEVDHNGVIILGPSNLAAGMAHDASTLFGRNVLALLEDVLDDEGKIVLDPESNDVVAGALLTRDGEIFHPATAAAFEESGS, encoded by the coding sequence ATGAAGGTCTTCGTCCCGATCGAGCACAAGAGCGGTGAGCGGCGAATCGCCCTCACCCCCGAGACCATCAAGAAGATGGTCAAAAAGGGATTGAACGTCGAGGTCGAGCCCGGCGCCGGCGACAAGGCATACCTCTTTGACGACGCCATGACCGCAGCCGGCGCCACCCTGGGCGACGGATGGTCGAGCGCCGACGTGGTGGTCAAAGTCACCCCGCCGACGGCCGAAGAGACCCGCCGCATCCAAGCCGGTGCCCTGCTCATCTCCTTCGTCGCCCCGCATCAGGAGCGCGCCACCGTGCAGGCCCTGGTCGACGGAAAAGTAAACTGCCTGGCGATGGAGTTGGTGCCGCGCATCACCCGCGCCCAGAGCATGGACGCCCTATCGTCCCAGGCCTCCATCGCCGGCTACCGCGCGGTGCTCTTGGCAGCCGCCCGTCTGGGTAAGTACTTCCCGCTGCTGATGACCGCCGCCGGCACCATCCCGCCGGCCAAGGTGGTGATCATGGGTGCCGGCGTCGCCGGCCTGCAGGCCATCGCCACCGCCAAGCGACTCGGCGCCGTGGTGGAGGTATCGGACATCCGACCGGTGGTCCAGGAACAGGTCGAATCCCTAGGCGGCAAGTTCATTGAGCTGCCCCTGGAAGAGAGCGGCGAAGGCGAAGGCGGCTACGCCAAACAGATGGGCGAAGACTTCCTGCGCAAGCAGCGCGAGATCGTCCACCGCCACGTCGCCGCGGCGGACGTCGTCATCACCACCGCCCTGGTGCCCGGCAAAAAGGCGCCGATGCTGGTGCCCGCCAGCATGGTCGAGGCGATGCAGCCGGGCTCCGTTATCGTCGACCTGGCGGTCGAACAGGGCGGCAACTGCGAACTGTCCCGGGCCGACGAAGAGGTGGACCACAACGGCGTGATCATCCTCGGCCCGTCCAACCTGGCGGCGGGCATGGCGCACGACGCCAGCACCCTCTTCGGGCGCAACGTCCTGGCCTTGCTCGAAGACGTCCTCGACGACGAAGGAAAGATCGTCCTCGACCCCGAATCCAACGACGTAGTGGCCGGCGCGCTCCTCACCCGCGACGGCGAGATCTTCCACCCGGCCACCGCCGCCGCCTTCGAGGAGTCCGGCTCATGA
- a CDS encoding NAD(P) transhydrogenase subunit alpha, whose product MMGPLLISIYVFVLAIFVGFEVITKVPPTLHTPLMSGANAISGITIVGAFYTAQTGNVALSNILGCLAIILATVNVVGGFMVTDRMLKMFGQKRKR is encoded by the coding sequence ATGATGGGACCGTTGCTGATCAGCATCTATGTCTTCGTACTGGCGATCTTCGTCGGCTTCGAAGTCATCACCAAAGTGCCGCCGACGCTCCATACCCCGCTGATGTCCGGCGCCAACGCGATCTCCGGCATCACCATCGTCGGCGCCTTCTACACCGCCCAAACGGGGAATGTGGCGCTGTCCAATATCCTCGGCTGCCTGGCGATCATCCTCGCCACCGTCAACGTCGTCGGCGGCTTCATGGTGACCGACCGGATGCTCAAGATGTTCGGCCAAAAGAGGAAGCGATGA